In Scomber japonicus isolate fScoJap1 chromosome 21, fScoJap1.pri, whole genome shotgun sequence, one DNA window encodes the following:
- the qtrt2 gene encoding queuine tRNA-ribosyltransferase accessory subunit 2 isoform X1: MATGRMKLELFRVVQGTGRLGVLTGLGRTGQHSLEVPGCLLYTHCGTVPHLTQDTLHTLSTLPSVTQITLSNIAEHQEVLEEFKDGFKKFSGLHDTVLYCSLHDPAASFPTGHTTYKTVSVWGSGGRIELTVEKFMDLQKTIQPDWYQSMADGETWQTNTSRKRVRKSVDRTLAHLDECLLLHQKSQELERVEIFGVVEGGDILEERVRSAKETAKRPVAGFCLDGLQTGSMDQALRTQLITAVTKELPDDKPRLLQGVGQPDEVLGCVEAGVDLFESFFPFQVTERGCALSFSFDISPDPERAGRAPPAVLELHKDTDTAGETQQNGDHVIDDQTQMTSFEINLKDKRYQDDFRPLVEGCGCYCCKNHQRAYLHHLLVTNELLAGVLLMIHNIAHYHGFFGALREALANDKLDLLKRRVLGERDEQIKTKL, translated from the exons ATGGCGACTGGCAGAATGAAACTGGAGCTGTTCCGGGTGGTTCAGGGCACAGGTCGGCTGGGTGTCCTGACGGGGCTCGGCAGGACGGGGCAGCACTCCCTGGAGGTCCCGGGGTGCCTGCTGTACACGCACTGTGGCACAGTCCCTCACCTCACCCAGGACACACTGCACACCCTGAGCACCCTCCCCTCTGTCACTCAGATCACCTTGTCCAATAT AGCAGAGCACCAGGAGGTATTGGAGGAATTTAAGGATGGATTCAAGAAGTTTTCAG GTCTTCATGATACAGTGTTGTACTGCTCACTTCACGACCCTGCGGCCTCATTCCCGACAGGTCATACTACTTACAAG ACGGTGTCAGTGTGGGGTAGCGGCGGGAGAATAGAACTAACCGTGGAAAAGTTCATGGATCTCCAGAAGACCATACAGCCGGACTGGTACCAGAGCATGGCAGACGGAGAGACCTGGCAGACCAACACTTCGCGTAAAAGGGTTCGAAAGTCGGTGGATCGAACTCTCGCCCACTTAGACGAGTGTTTGCTGCTCCACCAAAAATCACAG GAGTTGGAGAGAGTGGAGATCTTCGGGGTGGTGGAGGGAGGAGACATCCTGGAAGAGAGGGTACGCTCAGCCAAGGAGACTGCCAAGAGGCCTGTGGCAGGATTCTGCCTGGATGGCCTCCAGACAGGCTCTATGGACCAGGCCCTGAGGACCCAGCTCATCACTGCTGTGACCAAAGAGCTGCCTGATGACAAACCCag ACTGCTGCAGGGTGTGGGGCAGCCTGATGAGGTGCTGGGGTGCGTGGAGGCCGGTGTTGACCTGTTCGAGAGTTTCTTCCCCTTCCAGGTGACGGAGCGAGGCTGCGCCCTTTCTTTCAGCTTTGACATCTCCCCGGATCCAGAGCGCGCAGGTAGAGCACCCCCTGCAG TGCTGGAGCTGCACAAAGACACGGACACAGCAGGGGAGACGCAACAGAATGGAGATCATGTTATTGATGATCAAACACAGATGACATCCTTTGAGATCAATCTCAAAGACAAGAG ATACCAAGATGACTTCAGGCCCCTGGTGGAGGGGTGTGGCTGCTATTGCTGTAAGAACCACCAGAGGGCGTACCTGCACCACCTGCTGGTGACCAATGAGCTGCTGGCTGGAGTCCTGCTCATGATCCACAACATAGCCCACTATCACGGTTTCTTCGGCGCCCTGAGAGAAGCTCTGGCCAACGATAAACTGGACCTCCTCAAGAGACGGGTACTCGGGGAGAGAGATGAGcagataaaaacaaagttatAA
- the qtrt2 gene encoding queuine tRNA-ribosyltransferase accessory subunit 2 isoform X2: protein MATGRMKLELFRVVQGTGRLGVLTGLGRTGQHSLEVPGCLLYTHCGTVPHLTQDTLHTLSTLPSVTQITLSNIAEHQEVLEEFKDGFKKFSGLHDTVLYCSLHDPAASFPTGHTTYKTVSVWGSGGRIELTVEKFMDLQKTIQPDWYQSMADGETWQTNTSRKRVRKSVDRTLAHLDECLLLHQKSQELERVEIFGVVEGGDILEERVRSAKETAKRPVAGFCLDGLQTGSMDQALRTQLITAVTKELPDDKPRLLQGVGQPDEVLGCVEAGVDLFESFFPFQVTERGCALSFSFDISPDPERAVLELHKDTDTAGETQQNGDHVIDDQTQMTSFEINLKDKRYQDDFRPLVEGCGCYCCKNHQRAYLHHLLVTNELLAGVLLMIHNIAHYHGFFGALREALANDKLDLLKRRVLGERDEQIKTKL from the exons ATGGCGACTGGCAGAATGAAACTGGAGCTGTTCCGGGTGGTTCAGGGCACAGGTCGGCTGGGTGTCCTGACGGGGCTCGGCAGGACGGGGCAGCACTCCCTGGAGGTCCCGGGGTGCCTGCTGTACACGCACTGTGGCACAGTCCCTCACCTCACCCAGGACACACTGCACACCCTGAGCACCCTCCCCTCTGTCACTCAGATCACCTTGTCCAATAT AGCAGAGCACCAGGAGGTATTGGAGGAATTTAAGGATGGATTCAAGAAGTTTTCAG GTCTTCATGATACAGTGTTGTACTGCTCACTTCACGACCCTGCGGCCTCATTCCCGACAGGTCATACTACTTACAAG ACGGTGTCAGTGTGGGGTAGCGGCGGGAGAATAGAACTAACCGTGGAAAAGTTCATGGATCTCCAGAAGACCATACAGCCGGACTGGTACCAGAGCATGGCAGACGGAGAGACCTGGCAGACCAACACTTCGCGTAAAAGGGTTCGAAAGTCGGTGGATCGAACTCTCGCCCACTTAGACGAGTGTTTGCTGCTCCACCAAAAATCACAG GAGTTGGAGAGAGTGGAGATCTTCGGGGTGGTGGAGGGAGGAGACATCCTGGAAGAGAGGGTACGCTCAGCCAAGGAGACTGCCAAGAGGCCTGTGGCAGGATTCTGCCTGGATGGCCTCCAGACAGGCTCTATGGACCAGGCCCTGAGGACCCAGCTCATCACTGCTGTGACCAAAGAGCTGCCTGATGACAAACCCag ACTGCTGCAGGGTGTGGGGCAGCCTGATGAGGTGCTGGGGTGCGTGGAGGCCGGTGTTGACCTGTTCGAGAGTTTCTTCCCCTTCCAGGTGACGGAGCGAGGCTGCGCCCTTTCTTTCAGCTTTGACATCTCCCCGGATCCAGAGCGCGCAG TGCTGGAGCTGCACAAAGACACGGACACAGCAGGGGAGACGCAACAGAATGGAGATCATGTTATTGATGATCAAACACAGATGACATCCTTTGAGATCAATCTCAAAGACAAGAG ATACCAAGATGACTTCAGGCCCCTGGTGGAGGGGTGTGGCTGCTATTGCTGTAAGAACCACCAGAGGGCGTACCTGCACCACCTGCTGGTGACCAATGAGCTGCTGGCTGGAGTCCTGCTCATGATCCACAACATAGCCCACTATCACGGTTTCTTCGGCGCCCTGAGAGAAGCTCTGGCCAACGATAAACTGGACCTCCTCAAGAGACGGGTACTCGGGGAGAGAGATGAGcagataaaaacaaagttatAA